In one Nitrospira sp. CR1.1 genomic region, the following are encoded:
- a CDS encoding ROK family protein produces MRRMKNEKRSSRLNTVLVIDVGGTHVKVLATGKRTPRKIPSGPTMTAPAMVEAVRQIAADWSYDVIALGYPGAVLRGRPAAEPKNLGEGWVAFDFEKAFGCPVKVINDAAMQALGSYEGGRMLFLGLGTGLGSALITDGVLVPMELAHLRYRKGRTYEDYVGLRGLKRYGKKRWRQDVKGVVTALRHALQADYVVLGGGNAEKLKGLPERVRLGDNAHAFLGGFRLWEEAWQDARPASVVQSRCAENTQRA; encoded by the coding sequence ATGCGTCGAATGAAGAACGAGAAGAGGTCCAGCCGACTCAACACGGTACTAGTGATTGATGTGGGCGGGACTCACGTGAAAGTGCTTGCCACCGGCAAACGCACGCCGCGAAAAATTCCATCCGGTCCCACTATGACCGCGCCAGCCATGGTCGAAGCGGTACGGCAGATCGCCGCCGATTGGTCCTATGATGTCATCGCGCTGGGCTATCCGGGCGCGGTGTTGCGAGGCCGGCCGGCTGCCGAACCCAAGAACTTGGGGGAGGGATGGGTGGCATTCGATTTCGAGAAGGCGTTCGGCTGCCCCGTCAAGGTGATCAATGACGCAGCCATGCAGGCCCTCGGCAGCTATGAAGGCGGGCGTATGCTGTTCTTGGGCCTGGGCACGGGCCTGGGCTCAGCCCTCATCACCGATGGCGTGCTGGTACCGATGGAGTTGGCGCATCTGCGATACCGGAAAGGTCGAACCTATGAGGACTATGTCGGGTTGCGCGGGCTCAAGCGCTACGGCAAGAAGAGATGGCGCCAAGACGTCAAGGGTGTGGTGACGGCGCTCAGACATGCGCTACAAGCCGACTACGTCGTGCTCGGCGGAGGCAATGCCGAAAAACTGAAGGGCCTGCCTGAACGCGTCCGCTTGGGCGACAATGCCCATGCTTTTCTCGGCGGGTTTCGCCTCTGGGAGGAAGCGTGGCAGGATGCGCGGCCTGCCTCCGTTGTGCAAAGCCGATGTGCGGAGAACACACAACGGGCTTGA
- a CDS encoding SDR family oxidoreductase, producing MGSLTGKVAIVTGSSSGIGRAIAERLARDGATIVVHYHVHADKAEQVAGGIQASGGRALVRQADMSRVADAQRLVRETVRELSRLDILVNNAGRFLPRPLLETTEEEFDAILALNAKGPYFAMQEAARVLSDGGRIVNISSALTHLKFPGATAHLGSKAALEQYGKGLAQELASRGITVNTVLPGFTDTGVLTEPYRLMGAQMSPAQRLGQPSDIADVVAFLVSEQARWLTGQVIQAGGGLVM from the coding sequence ATGGGGTCGTTGACGGGCAAAGTGGCCATTGTGACCGGATCGTCGAGCGGCATCGGCCGGGCGATCGCCGAACGATTGGCCCGGGATGGCGCGACCATCGTGGTCCACTATCATGTGCATGCCGACAAGGCCGAACAGGTCGCGGGGGGGATTCAGGCCAGCGGGGGGAGAGCCCTGGTGCGGCAGGCCGACATGAGCCGGGTGGCCGATGCGCAGCGCTTGGTGCGGGAGACGGTCAGGGAGTTGAGCCGTCTGGACATTCTGGTGAACAATGCCGGCCGGTTTCTTCCCCGGCCATTATTGGAGACGACCGAGGAGGAGTTCGACGCCATTCTTGCCCTGAATGCGAAGGGACCATACTTCGCGATGCAGGAAGCGGCGAGGGTCCTCAGTGACGGCGGCCGCATCGTGAATATTTCGTCGGCGCTCACCCACCTGAAATTCCCCGGTGCCACCGCTCACTTGGGGAGCAAAGCGGCGCTGGAACAGTACGGCAAAGGTCTCGCGCAAGAATTGGCTTCGCGAGGGATCACGGTCAACACCGTGCTCCCTGGTTTTACGGACACTGGAGTCTTGACGGAGCCCTATCGTCTGATGGGGGCGCAGATGTCGCCTGCGCAGCGGCTTGGACAGCCCTCTGATATCGCCGATGTGGTGGCCTTTCTGGTGAGCGAGCAGGCGCGGTGGTTGACCGGACAGGTGATCCAGGCTGGCGGCGGCCTCGTCATGTAA
- a CDS encoding nitroreductase: MEKPAETQYPIHDVLRRRWSPRAYSERMVETETLKSLFEAARWAPSSNNEQPWHFIVGTKADPSAYDRLFACLKDGNKKWAFRAPVLMLSVARLNFEDEGTPNRHAWHDTGMAALSVCLQATSLGLIAHQMAGFDIEKARTDLGIPAGYAPVAMIAIGYPGDAAALPDDLREREVKPRERKPVTEFVSFGAWNRPPEWPIR, translated from the coding sequence ATGGAAAAACCGGCTGAGACGCAATATCCCATTCATGACGTGCTGCGGCGTCGCTGGAGCCCGCGGGCCTATTCGGAACGGATGGTGGAAACGGAGACATTGAAGAGTCTATTTGAAGCGGCACGCTGGGCGCCCTCTTCGAATAACGAACAGCCATGGCATTTCATTGTCGGGACGAAGGCCGATCCGTCTGCGTATGACCGGCTGTTTGCCTGTCTCAAGGATGGAAACAAGAAATGGGCGTTTCGGGCTCCGGTGCTGATGCTTTCTGTGGCGCGGCTGAACTTTGAAGATGAAGGCACGCCGAACCGGCACGCCTGGCATGATACGGGAATGGCCGCGCTCAGCGTATGTTTGCAGGCCACGTCGCTGGGATTGATCGCACACCAGATGGCGGGCTTCGACATCGAGAAGGCGCGCACCGATCTCGGAATCCCCGCCGGGTATGCGCCGGTGGCGATGATTGCGATCGGGTATCCCGGCGATGCGGCCGCACTGCCGGATGATCTGCGTGAACGAGAAGTGAAACCGCGGGAACGGAAGCCGGTGACGGAATTCGTTTCCTTTGGGGCGTGGAATCGTCCGCCCGAGTGGCCTATCAGATGA
- a CDS encoding cyclic nucleotide-binding domain-containing protein, translated as MNPRRIIIIGGGFGGVQCAKILRRKLTPESFEIVLFSRENSMVFYPLLAQVAGATINPGAVTVPLRQMLSGVRCRTEEVRQIDVAASEVEYEGYDGRVNRMSFDHTVIACGASVNLTMVPGMADHAFPLKSVGDAMALRFHVTDQLEKAEVCADPERRRWYLSFVVVGGGFTGVEAAGEINDLVRASAKFYKNFTARDLTVTLVHSRDHILPEVSLTLREFARTKMEQAGIHMVLNAHATLATAEGVELEDGRMIRGGTIVCTIGTTMPQLVQRLDVPKERGKLLTDVDMRLRGISNVWAIGDCAHIVNAYDHGVAPPTGQFAERQGSQAAHNIVGVLHGQQTKPFSFKPLGQLCGLGERNAVAEILGVRLSGFPAWWLWRTVYLLKSPSWSRRIKIAFDWTWELFFPRDLAYPRAGRTERIGRATYRPGDYIMVEGEPGLNFYVVERGEVEILREPRGEPTRIMAVLGPGEFFGEMALIDNSPRIASVRARTAVEVLVMGKEVFSDISGALAPFHNLVAQALRWRRPRSNPRLSQAWTVLEQQPLSVLIDAVPAQRLSPDDTFEVAVRTFDQQAVEFLCVLDNNGCLQGIVTRNELFETFAQGKSPATQVRDFMRAQPIAVTPDQTCLTAGDLMNKHDLDWLPVIETKEGRRLIGVVRSEKLLCYLMQQARSGPAVL; from the coding sequence ATGAACCCTCGACGAATCATCATCATCGGCGGCGGATTTGGCGGAGTCCAGTGCGCGAAGATCCTGCGCAGGAAACTGACGCCGGAGTCCTTCGAGATCGTGTTGTTCAGCCGGGAAAACAGCATGGTCTTTTATCCGTTGCTGGCTCAGGTGGCAGGAGCCACGATCAACCCCGGAGCTGTGACGGTGCCGCTGCGCCAAATGTTGTCGGGGGTTCGGTGCCGAACGGAAGAGGTAAGGCAGATCGACGTGGCTGCTTCCGAGGTGGAGTACGAAGGATACGATGGCCGTGTGAATCGCATGTCCTTTGACCATACAGTGATTGCCTGCGGAGCGTCGGTCAATCTCACGATGGTTCCGGGGATGGCCGACCATGCGTTTCCGCTGAAGTCGGTGGGCGACGCGATGGCCTTACGATTCCATGTGACCGACCAACTTGAGAAGGCCGAGGTCTGCGCCGATCCGGAGCGCCGACGCTGGTATTTGTCGTTCGTGGTGGTCGGCGGCGGGTTTACCGGAGTCGAAGCGGCGGGCGAAATCAACGATCTGGTGCGGGCCAGTGCCAAGTTTTATAAAAACTTCACGGCACGCGACCTCACTGTGACGCTGGTGCATAGCCGGGATCACATTCTGCCCGAGGTGAGCCTCACGCTCCGGGAATTTGCCAGGACGAAGATGGAGCAGGCCGGGATCCACATGGTGCTGAACGCGCACGCTACCCTGGCCACCGCTGAGGGCGTGGAGTTGGAAGACGGGCGGATGATCCGGGGTGGGACCATTGTCTGTACGATCGGCACGACCATGCCGCAGTTGGTGCAGCGGCTCGATGTGCCGAAGGAACGCGGCAAATTGCTCACCGATGTTGACATGCGCCTTCGCGGCATCTCGAACGTCTGGGCGATCGGTGACTGTGCCCACATCGTGAACGCCTACGATCACGGCGTGGCTCCCCCGACGGGCCAATTCGCCGAGCGCCAAGGGAGCCAGGCGGCTCACAACATCGTGGGTGTCCTGCACGGCCAGCAGACCAAACCGTTTTCTTTCAAACCGTTGGGACAATTGTGCGGCCTCGGGGAGCGGAACGCAGTGGCGGAAATTTTGGGCGTGCGTCTGTCGGGGTTTCCTGCCTGGTGGCTCTGGCGGACCGTGTATCTGTTGAAATCTCCCTCCTGGTCGCGCCGGATTAAGATCGCGTTCGATTGGACCTGGGAGCTGTTCTTCCCGCGAGATCTGGCCTACCCCAGGGCCGGCCGGACCGAACGGATCGGGAGGGCAACGTACCGTCCGGGGGATTACATCATGGTCGAGGGTGAGCCGGGCTTGAATTTTTACGTGGTCGAACGGGGGGAGGTCGAAATCCTGCGCGAACCACGCGGAGAGCCGACTCGGATCATGGCGGTGTTGGGACCAGGCGAGTTTTTCGGTGAAATGGCCTTGATCGACAACAGTCCGCGTATCGCGAGCGTTCGAGCACGCACGGCGGTTGAGGTGCTGGTGATGGGGAAGGAGGTCTTTTCGGACATTTCCGGGGCGCTCGCTCCGTTTCACAATCTCGTGGCCCAAGCCCTGAGATGGAGACGGCCGAGATCGAATCCCCGCCTCAGCCAGGCCTGGACGGTTCTGGAACAGCAACCGCTCTCGGTATTGATCGATGCGGTTCCGGCGCAGCGCCTCTCCCCCGACGACACATTTGAGGTCGCCGTTCGCACCTTTGATCAGCAGGCGGTCGAGTTCCTTTGCGTGCTGGATAACAATGGATGCTTGCAAGGCATTGTGACCAGAAACGAGTTGTTCGAAACCTTTGCGCAGGGGAAGTCACCGGCAACCCAGGTTCGTGATTTTATGCGAGCCCAACCCATCGCGGTCACTCCTGACCAGACGTGTCTGACAGCCGGTGATCTGATGAATAAGCATGACCTCGACTGGTTGCCGGTGATAGAGACTAAGGAAGGTCGCCGGCTCATCGGTGTCGTGCGGTCCGAAAAGCTGCTGTGTTACCTGATGCAACAGGCTCGAAGTGGCCCTGCTGTTCTGTGA
- a CDS encoding SAM-dependent methyltransferase has protein sequence MSIRLEQTVPFGRSLHEYASMFSLDAADHRRHILDCAAGPSSFNAELTAAGGRVCSIDPLYQFTGAEIQRQFCSTLDHVIEQVRATPQNWVWGHHRDPEDLRRNRITVMETFVADYSRKGNPRRYVCGLLPALPFKTDCFDLALSSHFLFLYSDHFDAAFHLNAIRAMLRVAPEVRIFPLLALRAERSQHVEPVCEQLRRDGHHLSIERVSYELQRGGNEMLRLRRG, from the coding sequence ATGAGCATCCGCCTGGAGCAGACCGTACCGTTCGGACGATCCCTACATGAATATGCGTCGATGTTTTCGCTCGACGCCGCGGACCACCGGCGGCACATTCTGGACTGCGCCGCTGGGCCGTCCAGCTTCAACGCGGAACTCACGGCCGCCGGCGGTCGCGTCTGCTCGATCGACCCACTGTATCAATTCACCGGAGCGGAGATCCAACGGCAATTCTGCTCCACCCTCGATCACGTCATCGAGCAGGTACGGGCAACGCCGCAGAATTGGGTCTGGGGTCACCATCGCGACCCTGAGGATCTGCGACGGAACCGAATCACCGTGATGGAAACATTCGTGGCCGACTACAGCAGGAAAGGAAACCCAAGACGGTATGTCTGCGGCCTCTTGCCGGCACTCCCGTTCAAGACAGATTGCTTCGACCTCGCGCTCTCATCACACTTTCTCTTCTTGTACTCGGACCATTTCGATGCCGCGTTTCATCTCAATGCCATACGAGCCATGTTGCGGGTCGCGCCGGAAGTGAGGATCTTTCCATTGCTCGCGCTCCGGGCGGAGCGGTCGCAGCACGTGGAGCCGGTGTGTGAGCAACTCCGTCGAGACGGCCACCATCTTTCGATCGAACGGGTCAGCTACGAGCTTCAGCGCGGCGGGAACGAAATGTTGCGCCTCCGGCGCGGGTGA